One Saccharopolyspora erythraea NRRL 2338 genomic region harbors:
- a CDS encoding DeoR/GlpR family DNA-binding transcription regulator — protein sequence MLARQRQEVILNEVRRTGAVQVSALVLQLGVSDMTIRRDLDALARRGLVEKVYGGATSMVGRSTDEPGFEAKSVRQLAEKEAIAMLAAEQVRPGTAIGLSAGTTTWTLARHLDDVADLTVVTNSIRVADALQQRGRTDRTVVLTGGVRTPSDALVGPVAVQSLRSLHLDLVFLGVHGIAARAGFTTPNLNESETNRALAEAANRLVVVADHSKWSTVGISTIVDLHEVDLLISDDGLPQEARQVLSENVPELVLAEVPR from the coding sequence GTGCTCGCACGGCAACGCCAGGAAGTGATCCTCAACGAGGTCCGCAGAACCGGCGCGGTGCAGGTCAGCGCCCTGGTGCTGCAGCTCGGGGTCTCCGACATGACCATCCGGCGCGACCTCGACGCGCTGGCCAGGCGCGGGCTGGTGGAGAAGGTCTACGGCGGCGCGACGTCGATGGTCGGCCGCAGCACCGACGAGCCGGGGTTCGAGGCGAAGTCGGTGCGCCAGCTCGCGGAGAAGGAGGCGATCGCGATGCTGGCCGCCGAGCAGGTGCGCCCGGGCACCGCGATCGGCCTCTCCGCCGGGACGACCACCTGGACCCTGGCCCGCCACCTCGACGACGTGGCCGACCTGACCGTGGTCACCAACTCGATCCGGGTGGCAGACGCGCTCCAGCAGCGCGGCCGCACCGACCGGACGGTGGTGCTCACCGGTGGGGTGCGGACCCCGTCGGACGCACTGGTCGGGCCGGTCGCGGTGCAGTCGCTGCGCTCCCTGCACCTGGACCTGGTGTTCCTGGGCGTGCACGGCATCGCCGCCCGCGCCGGGTTCACCACGCCCAACCTCAACGAGAGCGAGACGAACCGGGCGCTGGCCGAGGCCGCGAACCGGCTGGTGGTCGTGGCCGACCACTCCAAGTGGTCGACCGTCGGCATCTCAACCATCGTCGACCTGCACGAGGTCGACCTGCTGATCAGCGACGACGGGCTGCCGCAGGAGGCGCGGCAGGTGCTGTCGGAGAACGTTCCCGAGCTGGTGCTGGCGGAGGTGCCCCGATGA
- a CDS encoding trypsin-like peptidase domain-containing protein, with product MTDQAPRSSGEPPEEPQSQAGAPAEGTPGEAPHVPEGTSHAGAPPQPGQQPQQSPEQPSQPDGASQPSHTSQPGGAASQPGDQAPRASGQSQPGQSQPGQPQPGQSQPSYGQPQPQSGEQPSPGQPQSQPAQQPQPQSGEHGAHTGQPTDQVGQSAGQTMQAAAQSPWQPSAPGQSAQAEQWSQAGQPYGTQGAHAQQYPGQQPHAQSQGQGSPGQGSHPGQGYPGQGHQPGQSHHPGQSHQPGESHQPGQSHQPGQGDHTAQFPGQYPPGAAWQQPSGFHPMNPVDTHRSNERSSRNRALVGVVALALVAGLVGGGVGGVVGFQLGGGNRPGPTALDQPRPARSASTAPAGSVQQVAERVLPSVVQLQLQSSQGSGEGSGIVLSQDGYILTNNHVAEGARSGRMTALFHDNRTASVTVVGTDPNSDLAVVKADIQGLTPASMGRSDDLPVGAPVVAIGSPFGLSGTVTSGIISAKDRPVRAGGESGSQSSVLNALQTDAAINPGNSGGPLVDMDGNVVGINSAIYSPGSGQEQAGSVGLGFAIPIDQAQRTAKELVDTGSATQTTLGVRITPAERPGALVVEVVPGGAAEAAGIRPGEVITKLGDRAIQDPDELIAAVRSRAPGEQVQLTTTDRAGGGERTVTVTLVGEKG from the coding sequence ATGACCGACCAGGCCCCGCGTTCCTCCGGCGAGCCACCGGAGGAGCCGCAATCGCAGGCAGGAGCCCCGGCCGAGGGCACGCCCGGCGAAGCGCCGCACGTCCCGGAGGGGACGTCGCACGCCGGAGCGCCGCCGCAGCCGGGTCAGCAGCCCCAGCAGTCGCCGGAGCAGCCGTCGCAGCCGGATGGCGCTTCTCAGCCGAGTCACACTTCGCAGCCGGGTGGCGCCGCGTCGCAGCCGGGCGACCAGGCGCCGCGGGCGTCCGGGCAGTCGCAGCCCGGACAGTCGCAGCCCGGACAGCCGCAGCCCGGGCAGTCGCAGCCGTCGTACGGACAGCCGCAGCCGCAATCCGGGGAGCAGCCGTCGCCCGGGCAGCCACAGTCGCAGCCCGCGCAGCAGCCGCAGCCGCAGTCCGGAGAGCATGGCGCGCACACCGGGCAGCCGACCGACCAGGTGGGCCAGTCCGCCGGCCAGACCATGCAAGCCGCCGCCCAGTCGCCCTGGCAGCCATCCGCGCCGGGCCAGTCCGCGCAGGCCGAGCAGTGGTCGCAGGCGGGACAGCCCTACGGCACCCAGGGAGCCCACGCGCAGCAGTACCCGGGGCAGCAGCCTCACGCGCAGTCCCAAGGCCAGGGGAGCCCCGGGCAGGGCAGCCACCCCGGTCAGGGCTACCCGGGCCAGGGCCACCAGCCGGGACAAAGCCATCACCCCGGCCAGAGCCACCAGCCGGGCGAGAGCCACCAGCCGGGCCAGAGCCACCAGCCAGGGCAGGGGGACCACACCGCGCAGTTCCCCGGCCAGTACCCGCCAGGTGCCGCCTGGCAGCAGCCCAGCGGCTTCCACCCGATGAACCCGGTCGACACCCACCGCAGCAATGAACGCTCCAGCCGCAACCGGGCCCTCGTCGGCGTCGTCGCGCTGGCGCTGGTGGCCGGACTGGTCGGTGGCGGGGTCGGCGGCGTCGTCGGGTTCCAGCTCGGCGGCGGCAACCGTCCCGGCCCCACCGCTCTGGACCAGCCGCGCCCGGCGCGCAGCGCGAGCACCGCGCCCGCCGGTTCGGTGCAGCAGGTCGCCGAGCGGGTGCTGCCCAGCGTCGTCCAGCTGCAGTTGCAGAGCTCGCAGGGTTCCGGCGAGGGCTCGGGCATCGTGCTCAGCCAGGACGGCTACATCCTGACCAACAACCACGTCGCCGAAGGCGCGCGCAGCGGGCGCATGACCGCGCTGTTCCACGACAACCGCACCGCGTCGGTCACCGTCGTCGGCACCGACCCGAACTCCGACCTCGCGGTCGTCAAGGCCGACATCCAGGGCCTCACCCCGGCGTCGATGGGACGTTCCGACGATCTCCCGGTCGGCGCTCCGGTGGTCGCGATCGGCTCGCCGTTCGGGCTTTCCGGCACGGTGACCAGCGGGATCATCAGCGCCAAGGACCGGCCGGTGCGAGCGGGCGGCGAGTCGGGCAGCCAGTCGAGCGTGCTCAACGCGCTGCAGACCGACGCCGCGATCAACCCCGGCAACTCCGGGGGGCCGCTGGTCGACATGGACGGCAACGTGGTCGGCATCAACTCGGCGATCTACAGCCCCGGCTCCGGCCAGGAGCAGGCCGGTTCGGTCGGGCTCGGCTTCGCCATCCCGATCGACCAGGCCCAGCGCACGGCCAAGGAGCTGGTGGACACCGGGTCGGCGACCCAGACCACGCTCGGGGTGCGGATCACCCCCGCTGAGCGGCCCGGTGCCCTGGTCGTCGAGGTCGTGCCCGGCGGTGCCGCCGAGGCGGCGGGCATCCGGCCCGGCGAGGTGATCACCAAGCTCGGCGACCGGGCGATCCAGGACCCGGACGAGCTGATCGCCGCGGTCCGCTCGCGCGCACCCGGTGAGCAGGTGCAGCTGACGACGACCGACCGAGCCGGCGGTGGCGAACGCACGGTCACGGTCACCCTGGTCGGCGAGAAGGGTTGA
- a CDS encoding sensor histidine kinase, whose product MTVPAPPPPDLVDVGPSTEGGRFQRVSLRNRVTWLAAVCVAGAVALVSIAAFVTVHDSLYSQLDENLTQRAVEAAEGPLVRTPDLQQVPVAFYAAANLKISVLSANGAEMTPNPGDRPPSSGLELAVAKGQLPLSLRTDQPTNSRVVAVPGGPGVALVMSQSLRPTQATLAQLSVVLVVMGGAGILLAAAAGTAVARAGLRPVQRLTAATERVALTGDLRPIPVSGDDELARLTTSFNRMLGALAESQERQRRLVADAGHELRTPLTSLRTNLELLMASAEPGAPALSAEDREEMFADVRAQITELSSLVGDLVELAREDTPQAVHEPVDLLEVVERALNRARRRAAGVRFQVRLEPWLMMGDATALERAVLNLLDNAAKWSPDGETVRVDLHPERGYADQRGYSAPQGHPAQPGYPAHGHAVLEVADAGPGIAPGDRPHVFERFYRSSDARQLPGSGLGLSIVKQVAERHGGTVWAGEAPEGGALLSMRLPGGTPADV is encoded by the coding sequence GTGACGGTTCCCGCTCCACCACCCCCCGACCTCGTGGACGTCGGTCCGAGCACCGAGGGCGGCCGGTTCCAGCGGGTCTCGCTGCGCAACCGGGTCACCTGGCTGGCGGCGGTGTGCGTGGCGGGCGCGGTCGCTCTGGTCTCGATCGCCGCGTTCGTCACGGTGCACGACAGCCTCTACTCGCAGCTCGACGAGAACCTGACGCAGCGCGCGGTGGAGGCGGCCGAAGGCCCGCTGGTGCGGACCCCGGACCTGCAGCAGGTGCCGGTCGCCTTCTACGCGGCGGCCAACCTGAAGATCAGCGTGCTGTCGGCCAACGGCGCCGAGATGACGCCGAACCCGGGCGACCGGCCGCCGTCGAGCGGCCTGGAGCTCGCGGTGGCCAAGGGCCAGTTACCGCTGTCCCTGCGCACTGACCAGCCCACCAACAGCCGCGTCGTCGCGGTGCCCGGCGGTCCGGGCGTGGCGCTGGTGATGTCGCAGTCGCTGCGCCCGACGCAGGCGACGCTGGCCCAGCTCAGCGTGGTCCTGGTCGTGATGGGCGGCGCGGGCATCCTGCTCGCCGCGGCGGCCGGGACGGCGGTCGCCAGGGCCGGGTTGCGGCCCGTGCAACGGCTGACCGCCGCGACCGAACGGGTCGCGCTCACCGGCGACCTGCGTCCCATCCCGGTCTCGGGCGACGACGAGCTGGCGCGGCTGACCACGAGCTTCAACCGGATGCTGGGCGCGCTGGCGGAGTCCCAGGAGCGGCAGCGGCGGCTGGTGGCCGACGCCGGGCACGAGCTGCGCACGCCGCTGACGTCGTTGCGGACGAACCTCGAACTGCTCATGGCCTCGGCCGAGCCGGGTGCGCCGGCGCTGTCGGCGGAGGACCGGGAGGAGATGTTCGCCGACGTCCGCGCCCAGATCACCGAGCTGTCGTCGCTGGTCGGCGACCTGGTCGAGCTGGCGAGGGAGGACACGCCGCAGGCGGTCCACGAGCCGGTCGACCTGCTGGAGGTCGTCGAGCGCGCCCTCAACCGCGCCCGGCGCCGGGCCGCGGGCGTGCGGTTCCAGGTGCGGCTGGAGCCGTGGCTGATGATGGGCGACGCGACCGCGCTGGAGCGGGCGGTGCTCAACCTGCTCGACAACGCGGCGAAGTGGAGCCCGGACGGCGAGACGGTCCGCGTCGACCTGCACCCGGAGCGCGGCTACGCCGATCAGCGCGGGTACTCCGCGCCGCAGGGACACCCGGCCCAGCCGGGATATCCGGCGCACGGCCATGCGGTTCTGGAGGTCGCCGACGCCGGGCCGGGAATCGCCCCGGGGGACCGCCCACACGTGTTCGAGCGCTTCTACCGTTCGTCGGACGCGCGTCAGCTCCCCGGGTCGGGCCTTGGGCTCTCGATCGTCAAGCAGGTCGCGGAGCGGCACGGCGGCACGGTGTGGGCTGGCGAGGCCCCGGAGGGCGGCGCGCTGCTGAGCATGCGGCTTCCCGGAGGCACGCCCGCCGACGTGTGA
- the rpmG gene encoding 50S ribosomal protein L33, with translation MASNDVRPVIKLRSTAGTGHTYVTRKNRRNDPDRMRLRKYDPVIRAHVEYREER, from the coding sequence ATGGCGAGCAACGACGTCCGGCCGGTGATCAAGCTCCGCTCCACCGCAGGCACCGGCCACACCTACGTGACCAGGAAGAACCGCCGCAACGACCCGGACCGGATGCGGCTGCGCAAGTACGACCCGGTCATCCGGGCCCACGTCGAGTACCGGGAAGAGCGCTGA
- a CDS encoding bile acid:sodium symporter family protein — translation MGNIPALFARIRVDPYVLAILAAAGTAAFLPVHGIAAAGLDRAITVAIALLFFVYGARLSAKEALDGARNWRLHLLILGITFVLFPLFGLLCGLLVPTVLTPELYVGMAFLCALPSTVQSSITFTSLARGNVAAAICASTFSNVLGVLLAPLLVSMLVTTSGGALSTDAVRDIVLLLLVPFVLGQLSRRWVGKWVRLHKRGLGLLERGVILMAVYAAFSTGTVSGIWHQLTLSRIGMLLLVDAALLASVLALSSLLARSMGFGRADQVPIVFCGSQKSLATGLPMATVLLAGQGVGLGVLPLMLYHQMQLITCAWLARRFAERERTEVPQPKQLRA, via the coding sequence TTGGGCAACATTCCGGCCCTGTTCGCGCGAATTCGCGTCGACCCCTACGTGCTGGCCATTCTGGCGGCCGCGGGGACGGCCGCGTTCCTGCCCGTGCACGGAATCGCCGCGGCCGGACTGGACCGCGCGATCACCGTGGCGATCGCACTGCTCTTCTTCGTCTACGGCGCCCGGCTGTCGGCGAAGGAGGCGCTCGACGGAGCGCGCAACTGGCGGCTGCACCTGCTGATCCTGGGGATCACGTTCGTGCTGTTCCCGCTGTTCGGGCTGCTCTGCGGGCTGCTGGTGCCGACCGTGCTGACGCCCGAGCTCTACGTGGGCATGGCGTTCCTGTGCGCGCTGCCCTCGACGGTGCAGTCCTCGATCACGTTCACCTCGCTGGCCAGGGGCAACGTCGCGGCCGCGATCTGCGCGTCGACGTTCTCCAACGTGCTGGGCGTGTTGCTGGCGCCGCTGCTGGTCAGCATGCTGGTCACGACCAGTGGCGGCGCGCTGTCGACCGACGCCGTCCGCGACATCGTCCTGCTCCTGCTGGTGCCGTTCGTGCTCGGACAGCTCTCCCGCAGGTGGGTGGGCAAGTGGGTGCGGCTGCACAAGCGCGGCCTCGGCCTGCTCGAACGCGGCGTGATCCTGATGGCCGTCTACGCGGCGTTCAGCACGGGCACCGTCTCGGGAATCTGGCACCAGCTCACGCTCTCGCGCATCGGGATGCTGCTGCTGGTCGACGCAGCCCTGCTCGCGAGCGTGCTGGCGCTGTCGTCGCTGCTCGCGCGATCGATGGGGTTCGGACGCGCGGACCAGGTGCCGATCGTGTTCTGCGGGTCGCAGAAGAGCCTGGCCACCGGACTGCCGATGGCCACGGTCCTGCTGGCCGGGCAGGGCGTCGGACTCGGCGTGCTGCCGCTGATGCTCTACCACCAGATGCAGCTGATCACCTGCGCCTGGCTGGCCAGGAGGTTCGCCGAACGGGAGCGCACCGAGGTACCGCAGCCGAAGCAACTCCGGGCTTGA
- a CDS encoding response regulator transcription factor gives MRILVVDDDRAVRESLRRSLQFNGYQVELAADGQQALDWLAAQRPDAMVLDVMMPRVDGLEVARRLRSTGDDLPILVLTARDAVSDRVAGLDAGADDYLPKPFALEELLARLRALLRRAAPSDVDREDRPEPLRFSDLELDPGTREVRRGERPISLTRTEFALLELLMAHPKQVLTRSRLLEDVWGYDFPTSGNALEVYIGYLRRKTEAEGEPRLIHTVRGVGYVLRETPP, from the coding sequence ATGCGCATCCTCGTCGTCGACGACGACCGCGCCGTGCGCGAGTCTCTCAGGCGGTCGTTGCAGTTCAACGGTTACCAGGTCGAGCTCGCCGCGGACGGTCAGCAGGCACTCGACTGGCTCGCGGCCCAGCGGCCCGACGCCATGGTTCTCGACGTCATGATGCCCAGGGTGGACGGGCTGGAGGTCGCGCGCCGGCTCCGCAGCACCGGCGACGACCTGCCGATACTCGTGCTCACCGCCCGCGACGCGGTGTCCGACCGGGTCGCCGGGCTCGATGCCGGTGCCGACGACTACCTGCCCAAGCCGTTCGCCCTGGAGGAACTCCTCGCCCGCCTGCGCGCGCTCCTGCGCCGCGCGGCGCCGTCGGACGTCGACCGCGAGGACCGGCCGGAGCCGTTGCGGTTCTCCGACCTGGAGCTGGACCCTGGCACCAGGGAGGTCCGCCGCGGCGAGCGCCCGATCAGCCTCACCCGGACCGAGTTCGCACTGCTGGAACTGCTGATGGCGCACCCCAAGCAGGTGCTGACCCGCAGCAGGCTCCTGGAGGACGTCTGGGGCTACGACTTCCCGACCTCCGGCAACGCCCTGGAGGTCTACATCGGTTACCTGCGGCGCAAGACCGAGGCGGAGGGCGAGCCGCGGCTGATCCACACCGTGCGCGGTGTCGGCTACGTCCTGCGGGAGACGCCGCCGTGA
- a CDS encoding MogA/MoaB family molybdenum cofactor biosynthesis protein — translation MERSAQRLGRALVVIVDDRVAQGEQDDSIGPLVTELLEEAGFIVDGSVAVAGETVDIRNALNTAVIGGVDVVITVGGTGVSPRDVTPDATAGVLDRPIPGIAEALRASGLAAGAVDAGVSRGLVGVSGSTLVVNLAGSRSAVRDGMATLTPLVTHVIEQLSGLETA, via the coding sequence ATGGAACGCAGCGCGCAGCGGTTGGGGCGGGCCCTGGTCGTCATCGTCGACGACCGGGTCGCGCAGGGCGAGCAGGACGACAGCATCGGTCCGCTGGTGACCGAGCTGCTGGAGGAGGCCGGTTTCATCGTCGACGGGAGTGTCGCGGTGGCCGGTGAGACGGTGGACATCCGCAACGCGCTCAACACCGCGGTGATCGGCGGGGTCGACGTGGTGATCACCGTCGGCGGCACCGGCGTGTCGCCGCGGGACGTCACCCCGGACGCGACCGCGGGTGTGCTCGACCGGCCCATCCCGGGCATCGCGGAGGCCCTGCGGGCCTCCGGCCTGGCGGCGGGCGCGGTCGACGCGGGGGTCTCGCGGGGTCTGGTCGGGGTGTCCGGGAGCACGCTGGTGGTGAACCTGGCGGGCTCGCGGTCGGCGGTCCGCGACGGCATGGCGACGCTGACACCGCTGGTCACCCACGTGATCGAGCAGCTCTCCGGCCTCGAGACGGCCTGA
- the rpmB gene encoding 50S ribosomal protein L28 gives MSVRCQVTGKKPGYGKQVSHSHVRTNRRWMPNVQRRRYWLPSEGRWVRLRLSAKAMKTIDRRGIESVVAEMRARGERV, from the coding sequence ATGTCCGTCCGCTGCCAGGTGACCGGGAAGAAGCCCGGCTACGGCAAGCAGGTCTCGCACTCCCACGTGCGGACCAACCGCCGCTGGATGCCCAACGTCCAGCGGCGGCGGTACTGGCTGCCGTCGGAAGGGCGGTGGGTGCGGCTGCGGCTGTCGGCCAAGGCCATGAAGACCATCGACCGGCGGGGCATCGAGTCGGTCGTCGCCGAGATGCGCGCGAGGGGAGAACGGGTCTGA
- the mrf gene encoding ribosome hibernation factor-recruiting GTPase MRF — protein sequence MHTEPSGAAGTDRRVPLVVVSGIHEEQVARAAEAVRARDAARTVVVQHDLREISQGVVRRHVRHGDHEQLAVLELVHGCVSCTLREDFLPLLRRLCAAPDVERIVVRLDPALEPEAICWALQHVVVDGGTLDTDVAVEAVIAVVDRPSWLSDASGEDELAERGLAGSPDDERTVAQVVVGQVEFADAVVLAGEAEDRWQEVRTEAVISRLTPTAPRGHLDGLDPADLLARVPAEARRGRIDWPHGPLLRGQPSLESEAGVCVVLFEERRPFHPQRLHEVLDVLLDGVVRTRGRAWVASQPGAALWLESAGGGLNVGHAGPWLAALDTAQWDEVSAERQVRASLNWDDYYGDRMQELVVIAHEADPREITRALRSALLTDAEIAEGEAVWAGYEDPFGEWHTDPCPDMGAGTGSEPATGSADAARDGGKQ from the coding sequence ATGCACACCGAGCCGTCCGGTGCGGCGGGCACCGACCGGCGGGTCCCGCTGGTCGTGGTGTCCGGAATCCACGAGGAGCAGGTGGCGCGGGCAGCCGAGGCGGTCCGCGCACGGGATGCCGCGCGCACCGTCGTCGTGCAGCACGACCTGCGCGAGATCTCCCAGGGCGTCGTCCGCAGGCACGTCCGACACGGCGACCACGAGCAGCTCGCGGTGCTGGAACTGGTGCACGGCTGCGTGTCCTGCACGCTGCGCGAGGACTTCCTGCCGCTGCTGCGCCGCCTGTGCGCCGCGCCCGACGTCGAGCGCATCGTGGTGCGGCTCGACCCGGCGCTGGAGCCGGAGGCGATCTGCTGGGCGTTGCAGCACGTGGTGGTCGACGGCGGCACGCTCGACACCGACGTCGCCGTCGAGGCCGTGATCGCGGTGGTCGACCGGCCCTCGTGGCTGTCCGACGCGTCGGGCGAGGACGAGCTGGCCGAGCGGGGCCTGGCGGGCAGCCCCGACGACGAGCGGACCGTCGCGCAGGTCGTGGTGGGACAGGTCGAGTTCGCCGACGCGGTCGTGCTGGCGGGCGAGGCGGAGGACCGCTGGCAGGAGGTCCGCACCGAGGCGGTGATCAGCAGGCTCACCCCGACCGCGCCGCGCGGCCACCTCGACGGCCTCGACCCGGCGGACCTGCTCGCCCGGGTTCCCGCGGAGGCGCGGCGGGGACGTATCGACTGGCCGCACGGTCCGCTGCTGCGCGGCCAGCCGTCGCTGGAGTCCGAGGCCGGGGTCTGCGTGGTGCTGTTCGAGGAGCGCAGGCCGTTCCACCCGCAGCGGCTGCACGAGGTGCTGGACGTCCTGCTCGACGGCGTCGTGCGCACGCGCGGGCGGGCGTGGGTGGCCAGCCAGCCCGGCGCGGCGCTCTGGCTGGAGTCGGCGGGCGGCGGCCTCAACGTCGGCCACGCGGGACCTTGGCTGGCCGCGCTCGACACCGCGCAGTGGGACGAGGTCTCGGCCGAGCGCCAGGTCAGAGCCTCGCTGAACTGGGACGACTACTACGGCGACCGGATGCAGGAACTGGTCGTCATCGCCCACGAGGCCGACCCGCGCGAGATCACCCGCGCACTGCGCTCGGCACTGCTCACCGACGCCGAGATCGCCGAGGGCGAGGCGGTGTGGGCCGGCTACGAGGACCCGTTCGGCGAATGGCACACCGACCCGTGCCCCGACATGGGCGCGGGCACGGGCTCGGAACCGGCCACCGGTTCCGCCGACGCCGCCCGCGACGGCGGCAAGCAGTGA
- the galT gene encoding galactose-1-phosphate uridylyltransferase, with protein sequence MKRTARKLADGREIIYFDSDPAKVRDVEDTRDLPARSPASEMRRDPLTGEWVALAAHRQTRTYKPPAELCPLCPSGPGRPTEIPEPDYDVVVFENQFPSFAQGITAGSDTVDGMPMVASEPATGRCEVVCFTSDHNSSFGELSRQQVRAVVDVWADRTEALGATPGVEQVFCFENRGEEIGVTLHHPHGQIYGYPFVTPRTEKMLRVAEEYRAEHGSHVLGDVLAAERASGRRVVVESSHWTAFVPAAARWPVEAHVVPHRQVPDLAALTDDERDDFAATYLELLRRMDGLYDRPLPYIAAWHQAPVRTGRDLSWLHLQVFSVLRSADKLKFLAGSESGMAVWINDVTPEQIADRLRAL encoded by the coding sequence ATGAAGCGAACCGCGCGCAAGCTGGCCGACGGCCGCGAGATCATCTACTTCGACTCCGATCCGGCGAAGGTGCGCGACGTCGAGGACACCCGCGACCTGCCCGCGCGGTCGCCGGCGTCGGAGATGCGGCGCGACCCGCTCACCGGCGAATGGGTCGCGCTCGCCGCCCACCGCCAGACCCGCACCTACAAGCCGCCGGCCGAGCTGTGCCCGTTGTGCCCGAGCGGCCCCGGCAGGCCGACCGAGATCCCCGAGCCCGACTACGACGTCGTGGTCTTCGAGAACCAGTTCCCCTCGTTCGCACAGGGAATCACGGCCGGATCGGACACTGTGGACGGTATGCCGATGGTCGCGTCGGAACCAGCGACGGGGCGCTGCGAGGTCGTCTGCTTCACCTCCGACCACAACTCGTCGTTCGGCGAGCTGAGCCGGCAGCAGGTGCGCGCGGTCGTCGACGTCTGGGCCGACCGCACCGAGGCGCTGGGCGCGACTCCCGGCGTCGAGCAGGTCTTCTGCTTCGAGAACCGCGGTGAGGAGATCGGCGTCACCCTGCACCACCCGCACGGCCAGATCTACGGCTACCCGTTCGTCACGCCCAGGACGGAGAAGATGCTGCGGGTCGCCGAGGAGTACCGCGCCGAGCACGGCAGCCACGTGCTCGGCGACGTGCTGGCGGCCGAGCGCGCGAGCGGCAGGCGGGTGGTCGTCGAGTCGTCGCACTGGACGGCGTTCGTGCCGGCGGCCGCCCGCTGGCCCGTCGAGGCGCACGTGGTGCCGCACCGGCAGGTCCCCGACCTGGCCGCCCTCACCGACGACGAGCGCGACGACTTCGCCGCGACGTACCTGGAGCTGCTGCGGCGGATGGACGGGCTCTACGACCGCCCGCTGCCCTACATCGCGGCGTGGCACCAGGCGCCGGTGCGCACCGGGCGCGACCTTTCGTGGCTGCACCTCCAGGTCTTCTCGGTGCTGCGCTCGGCGGACAAGCTGAAGTTCCTGGCGGGTTCGGAGTCGGGCATGGCGGTGTGGATCAACGACGTGACCCCGGAACAGATCGCCGACCGTCTCCGCGCCCTCTAG
- a CDS encoding isocitrate lyase/PEP mutase family protein — translation MNYGTALRNEIRSDGITPLIGIYDMHSASVAAQHYNGLFVSGFGFAASHYGLPDIGFIAWSDIVAFVQRLRLAFPRTHLLVDIDDGYVDPEVACHVVEHLERIGASGVILEDQRRPRRCGHVDGKQILPLEDYLEKLEMVLATRDEMVVVARTDAVEEDEILRRAAALAETDADVLLVDGVRSVEWIRKVRRVIGDKPLLFNQIAGGKSPRLSLPELSDLGVDVAIYSTPCLFAAQAAIDTALAELRANDGRLPETTGGAVGVASSLELLSKNISRHHEKPVRMSV, via the coding sequence ATGAACTACGGAACCGCGCTGCGGAATGAAATCCGCTCCGACGGGATCACGCCGCTCATCGGCATCTACGACATGCATTCGGCGTCGGTCGCCGCCCAGCACTACAACGGCCTGTTCGTTTCGGGCTTCGGCTTCGCCGCCTCCCACTACGGGCTGCCCGACATCGGTTTCATCGCCTGGTCCGACATCGTCGCGTTCGTGCAGCGGCTGCGGCTGGCGTTCCCCCGCACCCACCTGCTGGTCGACATCGACGACGGCTACGTCGACCCGGAGGTCGCCTGCCACGTCGTCGAGCACCTGGAGCGCATCGGCGCCTCCGGCGTGATCCTGGAGGACCAGCGCAGGCCGCGCCGCTGCGGCCACGTCGACGGCAAGCAGATCCTGCCGCTGGAGGACTACCTCGAGAAGCTGGAGATGGTGCTGGCGACCCGCGACGAGATGGTCGTGGTCGCGCGCACCGACGCCGTGGAGGAGGACGAGATCCTGCGCCGCGCGGCGGCGCTGGCCGAGACCGACGCCGACGTGCTGCTGGTCGACGGCGTGCGCAGCGTCGAGTGGATCCGCAAGGTCCGCCGCGTGATCGGGGACAAGCCGCTGCTGTTCAACCAGATCGCGGGCGGCAAGTCGCCGCGGCTGTCGCTGCCCGAGCTCAGCGATCTCGGCGTCGACGTCGCCATCTACAGCACGCCGTGCCTTTTCGCGGCGCAGGCCGCGATCGACACCGCGCTGGCGGAACTGCGCGCCAACGACGGAAGGCTGCCGGAAACGACGGGTGGCGCTGTCGGTGTCGCCTCGTCGCTGGAACTGCTGTCGAAGAACATCAGCAGGCACCACGAGAAGCCGGTGCGAATGAGCGTCTGA
- a CDS encoding type B 50S ribosomal protein L31, with the protein MKPGIHPEYGPVVFRDRSTGTQFLTRSTATSEERVEWSDGNSYPLIVVDVTSASHPFWTGGRQVLDTQGRVEKFRRRYGDRARGGQ; encoded by the coding sequence GTGAAGCCGGGAATCCACCCCGAGTACGGGCCGGTCGTGTTCCGCGACCGCTCCACCGGCACGCAGTTCCTCACGAGGTCGACCGCGACCTCGGAGGAGCGCGTCGAGTGGTCCGACGGCAACTCGTACCCGTTGATCGTCGTCGACGTGACGTCGGCGTCGCACCCGTTCTGGACTGGTGGCCGCCAGGTGCTGGACACCCAGGGCCGCGTGGAGAAGTTCCGCCGCCGCTACGGCGACCGGGCCAGGGGAGGGCAGTGA
- the rpmF gene encoding 50S ribosomal protein L32 — protein sequence MAVPKRRKSRSNTRHRRSQWKAAAPDLVPIVVDGERRLVPRPLVRYFQQG from the coding sequence ATGGCCGTTCCGAAGCGCAGGAAGTCGCGCAGCAACACCCGGCACCGGCGTTCGCAGTGGAAGGCCGCCGCGCCCGATCTGGTGCCGATCGTGGTCGACGGCGAGCGCAGGCTGGTGCCGCGCCCGCTCGTCCGCTACTTCCAGCAAGGTTGA